From the genome of Candidatus Alcyoniella australis:
AGCAGATGCGCGCGGCCTTTCCCTACGACACTGCTCCGGGCCATCTCATCTTCGACCGGGACTCGATCTTCAGCGCCTACGTTGTCGCCGCCATCAAATCATTCGGCATCAAGCCGGTCCGCACCTCGTATCGCAATCCGTGGCAAAACGGGGTAGTCGAACGCTGGGTAGGCAGTTGCCGCCGCGAATTGCTGGATCATATCATAGT
Proteins encoded in this window:
- a CDS encoding integrase core domain-containing protein, with the protein product QMRAAFPYDTAPGHLIFDRDSIFSAYVVAAIKSFGIKPVRTSYRNPWQNGVVERWVGSCRRELLDHIIVFNEHHAMRLLSEYVGYYNADRCHLTLGKDAPEPRPVQHRSSYAARVIALPRVGGLHHRYEWRDAA